A single window of Syntrophus aciditrophicus SB DNA harbors:
- a CDS encoding type II secretion system F family protein → MDFLPFVIIFISVVAVVEGFVFLISWRTNPEKKRINQQLKMLSRQKEQLAYDDFDITRKTRELSSVPWLNELLQKIPRLLPTDRLIEQARAPYTMSVYILAALLLFFVGTLIFHALTKTFLVAVPAGLAMSYLPFLFLIMKKNSRMKKFDAQLPDALDLMARALKAGHAFPGGIQMVAKEFDDPIGIEFAKVVEETNFGVGVEEALRNLANRFDSSSDLKFFAIAVMIQRESGGNLAEILESIARIIRERFKLMGTIRTLSAEGRLSAIILVAIPFFVAFALSIMNPQYITVLATDPIGKALAFTSLVMMAVGIYIMKKTIQIKV, encoded by the coding sequence ATGGACTTTCTTCCGTTTGTCATCATCTTTATCAGTGTAGTCGCCGTTGTGGAAGGATTTGTTTTTCTCATTTCCTGGCGAACTAATCCGGAGAAGAAACGGATCAACCAGCAGTTGAAGATGCTGTCACGCCAGAAGGAGCAACTTGCCTATGATGATTTCGACATTACGCGTAAGACCAGAGAATTGAGCAGTGTTCCCTGGCTTAACGAGCTGCTGCAGAAGATCCCTCGCCTGCTGCCGACCGACCGCCTTATCGAACAGGCCAGAGCGCCTTACACCATGAGTGTTTACATTCTGGCCGCGCTTCTGCTCTTTTTTGTAGGAACATTAATATTCCACGCCTTAACAAAAACCTTCCTTGTGGCGGTTCCTGCGGGTCTGGCGATGAGCTACCTGCCCTTCCTATTCCTTATTATGAAAAAGAACAGCCGGATGAAAAAATTCGATGCACAGCTTCCCGATGCCCTGGACCTCATGGCTCGCGCCCTCAAGGCCGGGCACGCCTTTCCCGGCGGGATTCAGATGGTGGCCAAGGAATTTGATGACCCGATCGGAATCGAGTTTGCCAAGGTTGTGGAGGAAACGAACTTCGGCGTGGGCGTTGAGGAAGCCCTGCGGAACCTTGCAAACCGGTTTGACTCATCCTCTGACCTGAAATTTTTTGCCATTGCCGTTATGATTCAGCGGGAATCGGGGGGAAATCTCGCGGAAATTCTGGAAAGTATCGCCCGCATCATCCGTGAACGGTTTAAACTGATGGGCACCATCCGGACCCTGTCGGCGGAAGGCCGTTTATCGGCCATTATCCTTGTGGCGATTCCCTTTTTCGTCGCCTTTGCATTGAGCATCATGAATCCCCAGTATATCACGGTCCTTGCTACGGATCCCATCGGTAAAGCACTTGCTTTCACCTCGTTGGTCATGATGGCTGTGGGCATCTATATCATGAAAAAAACGATTCAAATCAAGGTGTGA
- a CDS encoding LytR C-terminal domain-containing protein, whose protein sequence is MKTRIQLIPLLCKPLVIFLVLFLPFFLTSCTSEKNAFQEKYFSQVRPFRGNAEAHYQLACHYQDRNRHREALEEFRKVIAINPGDVRAYNGIGISCDALKDFPRAYLAYEKALKLNPQAGYVYNNLGYSYVLQKRYNEAVLAFRKAAEQTGNEAMRGKIGNNLNMALALSEKPQMAAAIQQDAPASTRIAAVSVNSFDLDGHIRNHMIQRNPLADQPASRASASATIPSNSVNKADIAIEVANGNGVRHMARNVGEYLKKQGYNVVRLTNADSYNYSKGNVSYRPDGRQTAQEIAAIIPGEVDMKKLNDGNRKDVRVRVLVGKDLIPYKKVFTEDRG, encoded by the coding sequence ATGAAGACACGCATTCAATTGATTCCCTTGCTTTGTAAACCTCTTGTCATTTTCCTTGTTCTTTTTCTTCCCTTTTTTCTGACATCATGCACGTCGGAAAAAAACGCGTTTCAGGAGAAATATTTTTCTCAGGTAAGGCCCTTCCGGGGCAATGCCGAGGCGCATTATCAGCTTGCCTGTCATTATCAGGACAGGAACCGGCATCGGGAGGCGCTGGAAGAATTCAGGAAGGTTATCGCCATCAATCCCGGTGATGTCCGGGCGTATAACGGAATCGGAATATCCTGCGACGCGCTGAAGGATTTCCCCCGCGCCTATCTGGCCTATGAAAAAGCGTTGAAGCTGAATCCCCAGGCCGGTTATGTTTACAACAACCTCGGCTATTCCTATGTCCTTCAGAAGCGCTACAATGAGGCGGTTCTGGCCTTCCGCAAAGCGGCTGAACAGACGGGAAATGAAGCCATGAGAGGCAAAATCGGCAACAACCTGAATATGGCCCTGGCCCTTTCCGAAAAGCCGCAGATGGCTGCCGCCATTCAGCAGGATGCGCCTGCGTCGACTCGAATCGCGGCTGTCTCCGTGAATTCCTTCGATCTGGACGGTCACATCAGGAATCACATGATTCAGCGGAATCCCCTGGCGGATCAGCCCGCTTCCCGGGCTTCCGCATCCGCCACGATTCCTTCCAATTCCGTAAATAAGGCCGACATCGCCATTGAAGTCGCAAACGGCAACGGCGTGCGCCACATGGCCCGCAATGTAGGCGAGTATCTGAAGAAGCAGGGATACAATGTCGTGCGGCTTACAAACGCCGATTCCTATAACTATTCCAAAGGCAATGTCAGCTATCGCCCGGACGGTCGGCAAACCGCACAGGAAATCGCGGCCATCATCCCCGGCGAAGTGGATATGAAAAAGCTTAATGATGGAAACAGAAAAGACGTTCGCGTCCGCGTTCTGGTCGGCAAGGATCTTATTCCCTATAAAAAGGTCTTCACGGAGGATCGGGGTTAA
- a CDS encoding type II secretion system F family protein, which yields MNTLILISVMIFGATILFLTGLYLYIRYVREHAQLLDKIEKGSSIPSMDLDSGSDVSPARQLRALFVRITGRLGELVKPKKEDEVANFQKPLARIGYRGAHATLFFFGIKVLLAVLLPALFLMAKLLAGIAVNPLAVMIITLALALVGFYLPNLWLRLKIGARKEKIMEGFPDALDLMVICVEAGMGLDQAINRVGEEMKLSCPPISDEFRTLNMEMRMGKSRREALRNMANRTELDDVTSLVTLLIQTDQFGTSIGQALRVHSDSMRVQRRQRAEEKAAKLPLKLLFPLIFFIFPSLFVVIMGPAMIQVFHALSSR from the coding sequence ATGAATACGCTGATCCTGATCTCGGTCATGATTTTTGGCGCCACGATTCTTTTTTTAACAGGCCTTTATCTTTACATCAGGTACGTACGAGAACACGCGCAACTGCTTGACAAAATAGAGAAAGGCTCTTCAATTCCTTCTATGGACCTCGACTCGGGGAGCGATGTCTCTCCCGCTCGTCAACTGCGAGCTTTATTCGTCAGGATTACAGGGCGTTTAGGTGAACTGGTCAAACCTAAAAAAGAAGATGAGGTCGCCAATTTTCAGAAGCCCCTGGCCCGGATCGGCTACCGGGGAGCGCATGCCACCTTGTTTTTTTTCGGGATCAAGGTTCTGCTTGCCGTTCTTTTGCCGGCATTGTTTCTGATGGCAAAACTTCTTGCAGGCATCGCCGTGAATCCCCTTGCTGTAATGATTATTACCCTGGCCCTCGCTCTGGTCGGCTTTTACCTGCCCAATCTCTGGCTGCGTCTGAAAATCGGGGCGCGGAAAGAAAAAATCATGGAGGGTTTCCCCGATGCCCTCGATTTGATGGTCATCTGCGTGGAAGCGGGAATGGGGCTGGATCAGGCGATCAACCGGGTCGGTGAGGAAATGAAACTGAGCTGCCCGCCGATTTCCGATGAATTCAGGACGCTCAACATGGAGATGCGCATGGGAAAATCCCGCAGGGAAGCCCTGAGAAACATGGCCAACCGGACGGAACTTGATGATGTGACGAGCCTTGTTACCCTTTTGATTCAGACGGATCAGTTTGGAACGAGCATTGGTCAGGCGCTCCGTGTTCATTCCGATTCCATGAGGGTTCAGCGGCGCCAGCGGGCGGAAGAAAAGGCGGCGAAGCTTCCTCTCAAACTTTTGTTTCCGCTCATTTTCTTTATTTTCCCGTCCCTGTTTGTCGTCATCATGGGACCCGCGATGATTCAGGTTTTCCACGCACTGAGCAGCAGATAA
- a CDS encoding CpaF family protein, translating to MAFVQLLKTGKPDVFSQQLNELKAKVHDRLIEILDLSLIETLDPTRLKQEIGRIIERILAEDEFAIPMNAEEKARFCQEVQDEVLGLGPIEPLMQDPTVTDILVNAHDHIYVERFGKLHLTDSRFKDNAHLKKIIDRIVSNVGRRIDESCPMVDARLADGSRVNAIIPPLAIDGPMLSIRRFSADPLEMDDLITLRTLTPEIAELIKGIVASRLNVLISGGTGTGKTTMLNVLSRFIPSNERIVTIEDSAELQLKQEHVVRLETRPENIEGKGEVTQRDLVRNSLRMRPDRIIVGEVRSAEVLDMLQAMNTGHDGSLTTIHANTPRDALLRMETLVAMSGLNIPNDAIRRYVSSALDVIIQVARLVDGSRKLVSLQEITGMEGNVITMQEIFSFKQTGVDAKGQVKGRFEVSPILPKFLERFKSMGIPIPNELFFSNKVMEL from the coding sequence ATGGCATTCGTGCAATTGCTCAAAACGGGGAAACCTGATGTCTTTTCCCAGCAGTTGAATGAGCTGAAAGCCAAGGTCCATGACCGGCTCATTGAAATTCTCGATCTTTCCCTGATCGAAACGCTCGATCCCACACGCCTGAAGCAGGAAATCGGCCGGATCATCGAAAGGATCCTGGCGGAAGATGAATTTGCCATACCCATGAATGCCGAGGAAAAGGCAAGGTTCTGTCAGGAAGTCCAGGACGAGGTGCTGGGACTCGGCCCGATCGAACCCCTGATGCAGGATCCCACGGTAACGGATATTCTCGTCAACGCGCATGATCACATTTATGTGGAGCGCTTCGGCAAGCTGCATCTCACCGACTCCCGCTTCAAAGACAACGCCCATCTGAAAAAGATCATCGATCGCATCGTTTCCAACGTCGGGAGGCGCATCGACGAATCCTGCCCCATGGTGGACGCCCGTCTTGCCGACGGATCCCGTGTCAATGCCATCATCCCTCCGCTGGCCATCGACGGCCCCATGCTTTCAATCCGCCGGTTCTCCGCCGATCCTCTTGAAATGGATGATCTTATCACTCTGCGCACCCTCACCCCGGAAATAGCTGAACTCATCAAGGGGATTGTCGCCTCCCGGCTGAATGTCCTGATTTCCGGTGGAACCGGTACGGGGAAAACCACGATGCTCAATGTCCTTTCCCGGTTCATTCCATCCAACGAGCGAATCGTCACCATCGAGGATTCCGCCGAACTTCAGCTCAAGCAGGAACACGTTGTCCGTCTGGAAACGCGGCCGGAAAACATCGAAGGAAAGGGGGAAGTCACCCAACGCGATCTGGTTCGGAACAGTCTGCGTATGCGGCCGGACCGGATCATTGTCGGCGAAGTCCGCTCCGCCGAAGTGCTGGACATGCTTCAGGCCATGAACACCGGCCATGACGGCTCCCTGACGACGATTCACGCCAACACCCCGCGCGACGCCCTGCTCCGCATGGAGACCCTGGTCGCCATGTCCGGCCTGAATATCCCGAATGACGCGATCCGCCGTTATGTCAGCTCGGCCTTGGACGTCATCATTCAGGTGGCCCGTCTGGTGGACGGCAGTCGAAAGCTGGTCAGCCTCCAGGAAATCACCGGTATGGAAGGCAACGTCATCACCATGCAGGAGATCTTCAGTTTCAAGCAGACCGGCGTGGATGCCAAAGGCCAGGTCAAAGGACGGTTTGAGGTCAGCCCGATTCTGCCCAAGTTCCTTGAACGCTTCAAGTCTATGGGCATTCCCATTCCGAACGAGCTGTTTTTTTCCAATAAAGTGATGGAACTGTAA